From one Musa acuminata AAA Group cultivar baxijiao chromosome BXJ2-6, Cavendish_Baxijiao_AAA, whole genome shotgun sequence genomic stretch:
- the LOC135581210 gene encoding protein CHROMATIN REMODELING 4-like isoform X2 has product MREESSSRDNMIDRNWLLKRKRKRITSGLGLSNGKESTSRSSESLLNNAAKRKKGDIHVSRLARKIKGQDGRIPSGKWHCRNCSEQKANIKTSDNSEPYLRRARMKSMFGKPTILYKQPVHDKATLPVRNSVPRTNNGKATFSRRTPNQKSDSSRHDKSVSPKSSHLCEGGPQDGILAATDNKTKKSDSSFRRKTSSHEKSRKKKQKPSMIDKKKKPIAKKGKDASTAVSNEPSMETCLSTGGSLQNCKSLDQQNSASKEEASSSAGEEQYEISTEKASRSSQELDERSMQAHKITKHHGNHWDGVQQVDRILGCRLQASTKMSSQTIRSPTSSELADSENNPGSPASRQPPYGLNGPRNNDKLLIECQNQCEVEIKDTKRVLNEAYNDKSCEFKGSLNNIPTSECLQDEHITKENFVVLKDSPLDKANIALEVCMENSKDSDLISAHKQSNSYTETGPSQLAVSCVSNGDDGSVLDTQPSNNDKSRITVEMVQDSGNENNDDIIYEFLVKWVGQSNTHNTWVPESQLKILAKRKLENYKAKYGTAIINICEEQWKIPQRVISLRTCKDGINEALVKWCGLPYDECTWERLDEPVMKESAHRVDELKRLESQTFDKDINDDSRQRKGDCQDLLPLVEQPNVLKGGLLFPHQLEALNWLRKCWFKNKNVILADEMGLGKTISACAFISSLYFEFKAKLPSLILVPLSTMPNWLAEFALWAPHLNVVEYHGCAKARSIIRQYEWHANNPKKSHKLSKSYKFNVLLTTYEMVLADFSYLRGVPWEVLIVDEGHRLKNSSSKLFGLLNTFSFRHRVLLTGTPLQNNIGELYNLLNFLQPVAFPSLAAFEEKFDDLTTAEKVEELKKLVAPHMLRRLKKDAMQNIPPKTERIIPVELTSIQAEYYRAMLTKNYQILRNIGKGGAQQSLLNIVMQLRKVCNHPYLIPGTEPESGSMEFLHEMRIKASAKLTLLHFMLKILHKEGHRVLIFSQMSKLLDILEDYLTIEFGPKTYERVDGSVPVADRQAAIARFNQDKTRFVFLLSTRSCGLGINLATADTVIIYDSDFNPHADIQAMNRAHRIGQSKRLLVYRLVVRASVEERILHLAKKKLMLDQLFVNKSESQKEVEDILRWGAGELFSDSDAVNGQDAKEAPTSKLDAVPDNEHKHRRRTGGLGDVYKDKCTEGCTKIVWDEGAILKLLDRSDLQSVSESTDVDLENNMLGSVKSVDWNDDTNEEPDGSQLLPGVAVDGCEKISEAKEDTAVGGSEENEWDRLLRVRWEKYQLEEEAVLGRGKRLRKAVSYKESFASIPSETISESGNEEEEPEHEYTHAGRALKEKFARLRARQKERIAQRQTADFSHSTDRTELLTQSMVQSVHEAEGLEKKIQDDNNEQVVTIDQEDDTSTQPLDDKRTESPARLGKFSKHGYKRFHSDHLDLSVRPPGSLSADFFLPRNQLQSTNNAVSLPSNNLLPVLGLCAPNASQAGSSSRNFRSPLRLSTSSNGQRRISSRNVECPLPAASCSRPPNDMNIELKEKSASTSILPEASGDSLHHKLKNMIPDGYFPFYPPASTSGRPPLDIFETSSSSFTSFQEKLGLPNLTFDVNMAPKFSIPPKNLMKPHSDLLPSLSLTMEYINSSFQELPNMPVLPNFRQQLSDSLKQKQQMTELKSRLDIGPMPGTCSSLPENHQKVLDNIMMRTQSATNKLFKKRLKADAWSEDELDALWIGVRRHGRGNWDAMLRDPKLRFSKYRTIEDLFLRWTEEQQKIIDTPAFSAPKSSKPLSFPEISDGMMTRALLGGQLPGLGSAWPKSFSDLTDIQLGCGDFKSSFSCTDPFSHNSRIDENCPQVAAWKNDRPRSGFHGGFYPGVSLPFDMPCSDNLVTSLSMNHPSSSALQQNEDENCAMKNFPLPGVSEKLQNLLHDSISKVHSNESNVGMTLDPHKQQTFLDSSSNNAIAVGSSNTNKLPHWLREAVNIPPSRPPEPELCSTLPPTVSAIAQSVRLLYGEEKTFPPFAIPDLPPIQPQDPRKSLKRKRKLDRLQQLTPDIDGFIEKFDHSSPGTIPPVSQIMESAPDLGRSDLNEDFTSQNLNLNSPSLSSFATQEKSSGSALAACPEVLEQVKSCMSCGPCGLSVTEMPGPSCQRTEMSKSKDLEIFKHDRKGLNEDLEDSHGKHKTARNSLLGCWDKMLSTEQTSQADNRDSSKTQSDTSRPNQMNLKEMSSEETVSDNNKSEHEQ; this is encoded by the exons AAATCCAGGAAAAAGAAGCAAAAGCCTAGTATGATAGATAAGAAGAAGAAACCTATAGCCAAAAAAGGAAAGGATGCTTCAACAGCTGTCAGTAATGAGCCATCTATGGAAACATGTCTTAGTACTGGTGGGTCACTTCAAAACTGCAAGTCTCTTGATCAGCAGAACTCTGCATCTAAGGAAGAAGCCAGCAGTTCTGCCGGTGAAGAGCAGTATGAG ATATCAACTGAAAAAGCGAGTCGCTCATCACAAGAATTAGATGAACGAAGCATGCAAGCACATAAGATAACAAAACATCATGGGAATCATTGGGATGGAGTTCAACAG GTTGATCGCATTCTGGGTTGTCGTCTCCAAGCTAGCACCAAGATGTCTAGCCAAACAATAAGGTCTCCTACTTCTTCGGAACTTGCTGATTCTGAGAACAATCCAGGGAGCCCAGCTAGTAGACAACCACCTTATGGTTTGAATGGTCCCAGAAACAATGACAAGTTGCTGATAGAGTGTCAAAATCAATGTGAAGTTGAAATAAAGGACACAAAACGTGTTCTAAATGAGGCTTATAATGACAAATCATGTGAATTTAAAGGATCTTTGAATAATATTCCAACAAGTGAATGTTTGCAGGATGAGCACATCACAAAGGAAAATTTTGTGGTTCTGAAGGATTCTCCATTAGATAAAGCAAATATTGCTCTAGAAGTTTGTATGGAAAATTCAAAAGATTCAGATCTTATCAGTGCACACAAGCAGAGTAATTCATATACAGAGACTGGACCTTCTCAATTAGCTGTTTCCTGTGTTTCAAATGGCGATGATGGATCGGTTCTTGACACACAGCCAAGCAATAATGATAAAAGTAGAATCACTGTAGAAATGGTGCAGGACTCAGGAAATGAGAACAATGATGACATTATCTATGAATTTCTTGTTAAATGGGTGGGGCAATCAAACACTCATAATACCTGGGTTCCTGAATCCCAATTGAAAATTTTGGCCAAAAGAAAATTGGAGAATTATAAAGCTAAATATGGGACTGCTATCATTAATATTTGTGAGGAACAGTGGAAGATACCACAGCGTGTTATTTCCCTTCGAACTTGTAAGGATGGTATAAATGAAGCTTTGGTTAAATGGTGTGGCcttccatatgatgaatgcactTGGGAAAGATTAGATGAACCTGTAATGAAGGAATCAGCCCATCGGGTAGATGAACTGAAACGGTTAGAATCCCAGACTTTTGATAAGGATATTAATGATGATTCTCGGCAAAGAAAAGGTGACTGCCAagatcttcttcctcttgttgaGCAGCCAAATGTGCTAAAAGGCGGATTGCTTTTTCCACATCAGCTAGAAGCTCTTAATTGGCTACGCAAATGCTGGTTTAAGAATAAAAATGTGATTCTTGCTGATGAGATGGGGCTTGGAAAAACCATATCTGCATGTGCTTTTATCTCATCTTTGTACTTTGAGTTTAAGGCTAAGCTACCCAGTTTGATATTAGTACCTCTTTCCACTATGCCTAACTGGTTGGCTGAGTTTGCACTGTGGGCCCCACATTTGAATGTTGTGGAGTATCATGGCTGTGCAAAGGCGAGATCCATAATACGTCAATATGAATGGCATGCCAATAATCCTAAAAAATCACATAAGCTATCCAAGTCATACAAGTTCAATGTTTTGTTGACTACTTATGAGATGGTACTTGCTGATTTCTCTTATCTACGTGGAGTCCCTTGGGAAGTTCTTATAGTTGATGAGGGGCATCGTTTGAAAAACTCAAGTAGTAAACTTTTTGGTTTgcttaatacattttcttttcgaCACCGTGTGTTATTGACTGGAACTCCTTTGCAGAATAACATAGGCGAGTTGTATAACTTACTCAACTTTTTGCAACCCGTTGCATTCCCCTCTTTAGCAGCATTTGAAGAGAAGTTTGATGATCTTACAACAGCAGAAAAGGTGGAGGAGTTGAAAAAACTTGTTGCACCACATATGCTTCGAAGGCTCAAGAAAGATGCTATGCAAAATATTCCTCCTAAGACTGAGCGGATAATTCCTGTTGAATTGACTTCCATCCAGGCTGAATATTATCGCGCAATGTTGACAAAAAATTATCAGATATTGCGGAACATAGGAAAAGGTGGCGCACAGCAATCATTGCTAAATATAGTGATGCAACTCCGGAAGGTATGTAATCATCCATATCTTATTCCAGGAACTGAACCTGAATCTGGTTCCATGGAGTTCCTTCATGAAATGCGGATAAAGGCATCAGCAAAGCTGACTTTATTGCATTTCATGCTCAAGATTTTACATAAGGAAGGACACAGAGTCCTTATATTTTCTCAGATGTCTAAGTTGCTTGATATTCTTGAGGATTACCTAACTATAGAGTTTGGCCCTAAAACATATGAAAGGGTGGATGGTTCAGTACCTGTGGCAGACCGTCAAGCAGCTATTGCTCGTTTCAATCAAGATAAAACACGATTTGtgttcttgttgtccacacgttCTTGTGGCCTTGGGATCAATCTGGCGACTGCTGACACTGTTATCATATATGATTCAGATTTCAATCCACATGCAGATATACAAGCTATGAATAGAGCACACAGAATAGGGCAATCAAAGAGACTTCTGGTTTACAGGCTTGTAGTACGTGCTAGTGTTGAGGAGCGCATCTTACATCTTGCTAAAAAGAAATTGATGCTAGATCAACTATTTGTGAAtaagtcagaatctcagaaggaaGTGGAGGACATTCTTCGATGGGGAGCCGGAGAGCTTTTCAGTGATTCTGATGCTGTGAATGGGCAAGATGCAAAAGAAGCCCCTACCAGCAAACTTGATGCTGTTCCTGATAATGAGCATAAACATAGGAGGAGGACTGGAGGTTTGGGGGATGTGTACAAAGATAAATGTACCGAGGGTTGTACAAAGATTGTTTGGGATGAAGGTGCTATTCTAAAACTTCTTGATCGTTCTGATCTACAATCAGTTTCTGAAAGCACTGATGTGGATCTTGAAAACAATATGCTTGGCTCAGTGAAG TCGGTGGATTGGAATGATGATACAAATGAAGAACCAGATGGGTCACAATTGCTACCTGGTGTAGCTGTTGATGGTTGTGAGAAAATATCTGAAGCAAAGGAAGATACTGCAGTTGGTGGCTCTGAGGAAAATGAATGGGATAGGCTTTTACGTGTTAG GTGGGAAAAATATCAGCTTGAGGAGGAAGCAGTTCTTGGTCGAGGAAAACGCTTGAGAAAAGCAGTATCTTACAAGGAAAGCTTTGCTTCAataccaagtgaaactattagtgAG AGTGGTAACGAAGAGGAGGAGCCAGAACATGAATATACACATGCAGGACGTGCTTTGAAGGAGAAGTT TGCTAGGCTCCGTGCCCGACAAAAGGAACGTATTGCCCAGAGGCAGACTGCTGATTTTTCTCATTCAACAGACAGAACTGAATTGCTGACTCAGTCAATGGTTCAATCTGTCCATGAAGCCGAAGGCTTAGAAAAGAAGATCCAAGATGACAATAATGAGCAGGTTGTTACCATCGACCAGGAGGATGATACATCAACCCAACCATTAGATGATAAAAGAACTGAATCTCCTGCAAGATTGGGAAAGTTCTCAAAGCATGGatataaaagatttcatagtGATCATTTGGATCTTTCTGTTAGACCTCCTGGAAGTCTTTCTGCAGACTTTTTTTTGCCTAGAAATCAGTTGCAAAGCACAAACAATGCAGTTTCATTGCCTTCTAACAACCTTCTACCCGTTCTAGGACTATGTGCTCCTAATGCTAGTCAGGCTGGTTCATCATCCCGTAACTTCCGTTCCCCTCTGAGGCTATCAACATCAAGCAACGGGCAAAGACGAATAAGTAGCAGAAATGTAGAATGTCCCTTGCCTGCTGCTTCCTGTTCTAGACCTCCAAATGACATGAACATTGAGCTCAAAGAAAAATCTGCCAGCACATCTATATTGCCTGAAGCATCTGGAGACTCCTTGCATCACAAACTGAAGAATATGATACCTGATGGCTATTTTCCATTTTATCCT CCTGCTTCTACATCTGGAAGACCCCCTCTCGACATTTTCGAAACTTCAAGTTCATCATTCACCTCATTCCAAGAGAAGCTGGGCCTTCCAAACTTAACTTTTGATGTTAATATGGCACCAAAGTTCTCAATACCACCAAAGAATTTGATGAAGCCACATTCAGATCTCTTACCTAGCTTGTCATTAACCATGGAATACATAAATAGTTCTTTCCAGGAATTGCCAAATATGCCAGTGTTACCCAATTTCAGGCAACAGCTGAGTGATTCCCTGAAGCAAAAACAGCAGATGACAGAGTTAAAATCAAGGCTCGATATAGGTCCAATGCCAGGCACGTGTTCATCATTACCAGAAAACCATCAGAAAGTTCTTGACAACATAATGATGCGAACCCAGTCTGCAACAAATAAGTTGTTCAAGAAGAGATTAAAAGCAGATGCATGGTCAGAAGATGAACTTGATGCTCTTTGGATTGGTGTTCGTAGGCATGGAAGGGGTAATTGGGATGCCATGCTCAGGGATCCCAAATTGAGATTCTCAAAATATAGAACTATTGAAGATTTATTTTTACGATGGACAGAAGAGCAGCAAAAGATAATTGATACACCAGCATTTTCAGCACCAAAATCATCAAAGCCTCTATCTTTTCCTGAAATCTCTGATGGCATGATGACTCGGGCTCTGCTTGGAGGCCAGTTACCTGGTCTTGGGAGTGCATGGCCGAAATCATTCTCGGACCTGACGGACATTCAATTGGGCTGTGGTGATTTTAAGTCTAGCTTTTCATGCACTGATCCATTCAGTCACAATAGTAGAATTGATGAGAATTGTCCACAAGTCGCAGCATGGAAAAATGACAGACCTAGATCAGGTTTTCATGGGGGCTTTTATCCTGGAGTTAGTTTGCCCTTTGATATGCCCTGTTCGGATAACTTGGTTACGAGTCTCAGTATGAATCACCCTAGCAGTTCTGCTTTACAACAGAATGAAGATGAAAATTGTGCTATGAAGAATTTTCCCTTGCCAGGTGTTTCAGAAAAATTGCAGAATCTGTTACATGATTCCATTAGTAAAGTTCATTCTAATGAATCCAACGTGGGCATGACCCTTGATCCCCACAAGCAGCAGACCTTCCTCGACTCTTCTTCCAATAATGCTATTGCTGTTGGTAGCTCAAATACAAACAAGCTGCCTCATTGGCTTCGAGAGGCTGTCAATATCCCACCATCCAGGCCACCAGAACCTGAGTTATGCTCGACACTGCCCCCAACTGTTTCAGCAATTGCTCAATCTGTTCGTCTACTTTATGGTGAAGAGAAAACATTCCCGCCATTTGCTATCCCAGACCTTCCGCCAATACAGCCACAAGATCCAAGAAAAAGTCTGAAAAGGAAAAGGAAGTTGGATAGGCTTCAGCAGCTGACCCCTGATATTGATGGATTTATAGAGAAATTTGATCACAGTTCTCCAGGCACAATTCCTCCAGTTTCACAAATAATGGAATCTGCACCTGATCTTGGGAGGTCTGACCTAAATGAAGATTTCACTTCGCAGAACCTAAATCTAAATTCACCATCCTTGTCATCATTTGCTACACAAGAAAAAAGTTCAGGCTCAGCACTGGCAGCATGTCCTGAAGTCTTGGAACAAGTAAAATCTTGTATGTCTTGTGGACCTTGTGGATTGTCAGTAACCGAGATGCCTGGCCCTAGCTGTCAAAGAACGGAAATGTCCAAGTCGAAAGATCTTGAAATATTCAAGCATGACCGTAAGGGACTAAATGAAGATTTAGAAGACAGTCATGGGAAACATAAGACAGCTAGGAATTCACTATTGGGTTGTTGGGATAAGATGCTAAGCACCGAGCAGACTAGTCAGGCAGATaatcgagactcgagtaaaactcAGTCTGATACAAGTAGGCCTAACCAGATGAATCTTAAGGAAATGTCATCTGAAGAAACTGTCTCGGATAATAATAAAAGTGAACATGAACAGTAA